The proteins below are encoded in one region of Reichenbachiella sp. 5M10:
- a CDS encoding DUF6377 domain-containing protein: MHRLLGLMLLLVVSNGVFAAKLDSLLDVLDQELAKRPLYEERRELKINSIKSLMDDPTLTEADRYHIDVQLIREYAAYNFDSALAYIKRNLEIGSRLHNAAFEGQSELYLAKLLAHSGSYMEAIEILQKVAPDKLDEYSLKMYYVVYRKVYEDLHFYSRIESNIVMYREKLDSYTDSLLRHVDEGSDLYLDIQEKEYRDSRQMEKCLEINTRRMQMVEMATAGYSLVAFQRSLIHQINGNREEQKVYLALSAISDIRAAIKDNASLTQLAQLLYEDHQIERAYRYIKFSFQDAEFFNSRLRFIEISNIFPLITAAYQKRIDQQNTKLRYMLLLISLLSVGLAVMVFMIFRQVKKVRKGRNDLSRANLSLQKLNDELKYANDQLNSLNGQLVETDSIKEQYIANFLNICSDFIDKLDNYRRMVRKMITSRKFEELLQTTSSPELIDRELKQFYATFDSTFLNIYPDFVNRVNELLLEDERIELKSGELLNTELRIFALIRLGIHDSSQISKLLRYSVNTIYNYRVKVKNKSAGPREEFEEQIMKISALVRGAGSENN, from the coding sequence ATGCATAGGTTATTAGGGTTGATGTTGCTGTTGGTGGTTTCGAATGGTGTCTTTGCCGCAAAGCTAGACTCACTGCTCGATGTGCTCGATCAGGAGCTCGCCAAACGACCACTCTATGAGGAGCGCCGGGAGCTGAAGATCAACAGCATCAAAAGCCTCATGGATGACCCTACACTCACCGAAGCAGACCGCTACCACATCGATGTGCAGTTGATTCGGGAGTATGCCGCGTACAATTTTGACTCGGCACTCGCCTATATCAAAAGGAATTTAGAGATCGGTAGTCGTCTGCACAATGCTGCCTTCGAGGGGCAATCCGAGCTATATCTTGCCAAACTACTCGCACATTCGGGCAGCTATATGGAGGCGATTGAGATCCTGCAAAAAGTAGCTCCTGACAAACTGGATGAGTATTCGCTCAAAATGTACTATGTCGTCTACCGAAAAGTGTATGAGGATCTCCATTTCTACTCGCGCATCGAGTCCAACATCGTCATGTACCGTGAAAAGCTTGACAGTTATACGGATTCGTTGCTTAGGCATGTGGACGAGGGGTCGGATTTGTATTTGGACATTCAAGAAAAGGAATACCGTGATTCCCGTCAAATGGAGAAGTGCTTAGAAATCAACACGCGCCGAATGCAAATGGTAGAGATGGCGACTGCTGGGTACTCGTTGGTGGCGTTTCAGCGCTCACTGATCCATCAGATCAACGGCAATCGCGAGGAGCAGAAGGTTTATTTGGCGCTATCGGCGATCTCAGATATCCGTGCTGCGATCAAAGACAATGCTTCGCTGACTCAGTTGGCACAGTTGCTCTATGAAGATCACCAGATCGAGCGTGCCTATCGATACATCAAGTTCTCGTTTCAGGATGCGGAATTTTTCAACTCAAGACTGCGCTTTATTGAGATTTCTAACATTTTCCCGTTGATTACGGCGGCCTATCAAAAGCGCATTGACCAGCAGAATACTAAGCTTCGTTACATGCTATTGCTGATCAGTTTGCTCTCGGTGGGATTAGCCGTGATGGTGTTCATGATTTTCAGACAGGTCAAAAAGGTGCGTAAAGGCCGCAATGACCTGAGCAGAGCCAACCTCAGTCTCCAAAAGCTCAACGACGAACTCAAGTATGCCAATGATCAGCTCAATAGCCTCAACGGTCAACTTGTCGAGACCGATAGTATCAAGGAGCAATACATCGCCAACTTCCTCAACATCTGTTCGGACTTCATCGACAAGTTGGACAACTACCGTCGCATGGTGCGCAAGATGATTACCAGTCGAAAATTTGAGGAGCTGCTCCAGACGACCAGTTCGCCTGAGCTGATAGACCGAGAACTCAAGCAATTTTATGCGACTTTCGACAGTACCTTTCTCAATATCTACCCGGATTTTGTCAACCGTGTCAACGAACTCCTGCTGGAGGATGAGCGCATAGAGCTCAAATCGGGAGAGCTCCTCAACACCGAGCTGCGCATCTTCGCTTTGATTAGGTTGGGGATTCATGATAGTTCGCAGATCTCTAAATTGCTACGCTACTCTGTCAACACCATCTACAACTACCGTGTCAAAGTCAAGAACAAATCGGCGGGTCCCCGCGAGGAGTTCGAAGAGCAGATCATGAAGATCAGCGCACTCGTCCGTGGTGCGGGTAGCGAAAACAATTGA